The Hypomesus transpacificus isolate Combined female chromosome 2, fHypTra1, whole genome shotgun sequence genome window below encodes:
- the nbeal2 gene encoding neurobeachin-like protein 2 isoform X4: MASKERLYELWMLYYTKKDVAYLQQWLEAFVASFERLIDVQSLAPRRVEEGCSEVPLLPREVLVLLSTQLWHSALHLSGSEQGNSTPHPLLLIKFFIIVCRNMENIDPDKTPSFVFETIKLLNFCLTQLKKQPEDQSSLQSVVQYGLLLCESLYDPYQIWRRRLSGEDVSLMERSRYKFSPLPLPEELPALFHDTLETSEQIPELLTLRLVNLQGAVISGTKKNGLLSITPNSVKDLFSVLRAWCCCDSPNPKDPSLLRLTLQCLTAMIHTLHGSSPAERQVEIKTVLDGYFQVLNWNRPLGSEPGGRRTWEDSLITLQSQMLTAMPEILQCPDRPVLQAIFLNNNCFEHILRLIQNSKVWEKGSDCITVHALGVLTAIMSNSPSAKEVFKERIGYSQLFDVLKSQGQPTKRLLQELMNMTVEGEHAHALHLGISNDQPLLLLLQWLPELSTQRELQLLVAQWLAAVCGGSLSCRTVAVEAGLVGALLRVLEVPQRLDRQCADALLGLLQDLGSLCLRPGELKSLLRLLRVDQDSGTGRAPGRGSHPYCARIIRVLSAMAAREGRDSALQYFDLTPPMAGIMVPTVQRWPGSAFAFHAWLCLNADFPPYHSECSNPSTPLPTAGTGAPRGMGKGPRRKQLYSFFTASGTGLEAFFTVEGVLVVAVCTKKDYMAVCLPDNPLTDCCWHSVDIVHIPGRRPFGQNMVTIYIDGEPCKTAQLRFPSFNEPFTSCCIGSAGHRTTTTTTTTSPTLPPPSSLSGEFAFPAHAAPLTRSQSFPATFAGGRWGSLQESHVHTIPAGLQDTEWGTPSSLDGLLGTAFICHEALQPLQAKALYAAGPNHVSLFKADGELSDLNSKLLLYYTPQAFKNQICLDLSPNHQYDGRLTGHQVVNWDIKDVLNTVGGMGVLLPLLDQVCEAEQVDGVGQETSDLLGPELTSSRGPAGMLLPLGKSSEGRLERNSVAAFLLMVKNLIRHHPVNHESLLNCHGPAIIGAMLSKVPGSMMDMSVLMACQFLLEQVSSEGNSPLLLQLYQHLLFDFRIWSNSHFAVCLGHVQYLSTVIKDGKQRMRRKYGVQYILDTIRTHYSMEKDGSRLSDEKQTVQISLFTLLRDFLLRSPSPEELHSVLAYTLAVGEEQQVVSALDVLYCLLRSTPPRETVQTVLVEWGVEQLYCLLLNPTFGDEARERVFRVLYKILKSERVPERTKHRVKLKDFGYLGLVCFLGDIPVTMTTVRCLYEQVLATDACPSFRDLLAVVYLSHRAELTVRLDVCRKLFHLIYSSEDYVRQLARQPGWQDVLTKLYVKESFESRAASVEDSSTPSSLEPPTRLPLRPPLRPPLRRDHSIVIEDTRPDLFLTYTSREEEDEEEGGPRDLSEGFSNLSLSPLNGGGGQLKSYAHSLHFKSFDSAEQGSHSSSLSNTVDIPSARREEEGLYHPLSPFGTSPFELELGEAGTGTGTITPAGSQGDTPSPLEHSKPFPSLRPRKSSSLSNVLDDASYGTEPPTGDTISNTSNPQQTPEEELCNLLTNIVFSVLWSGSGAEGGEDAVWRERGQVFSVLTKLGSSCQLVRPPDDIKRSLLEMMLESSLSDLRDAQGQSLPHCPSLVRLLRLLQDFLFAEGTDNHALWSEKIFEGVVNLLDRLQAWHSAPGSPGSLELREMAYIGLRIITGYIQQQDSQVCVMACVKLHSLLQTVLCLKWVEVCFLLGRLGAPLWPKGVMVDANGGHAETFSRLVPIVRTLLDQHADPVTLQSLLPNLPVTNGSPTFAQDLQNYCHTVEWQDFYQHHVQPTMEQYELDTFGKSHDLMSNFWNSCFDDLMSTAIRRDKDKGDSKAKFQEAIVNPHLKRVRSENNRYHSVQKQSSSQQGVVWRHWKSLRCLLTSERGPWAHRDPPVVKWKLSSAETYSKMRLKLVPNYQYDTHTEASAFRDNMGAESPRSSEPLPLAVAKEAKVSDMEDDQLGEEDIVFLDNQVEGEDESQKEKLVLSEDCELITIVAVVPGRLEVTTHHLYFYDYSSDKEETEEGIGFDFKRPLSQLREVHLRRYNLRRSALELFFIDQSHYFINFKKKVRNKVYSRILGLRPPNLFYFGSRSPQELLTASGLTQKWVCREISNFEYLMQLNTIAGRTYNDLSQYPVFPWVLCDYTSSVLDLEDPEVFRDLSKPIGVVNSKHAQNVREKYESFEDSTGTIDKFHYGTHYSNAAGVMHYMIRMEPFTTLHIQLQSGRFDVADRQFHSVPAAWQARMESPADVKELIPEFFYFPEFLQNMNGFDLGSLQMSQESVADVLLPRWASSRDDFIRKHRKALECEHVSSHLHEWIDLIFGYKQRGEEAVEALNVFYYCTYEGAVDLDAIANETERKALEGIISNFGQTPCQLLKEPHPPRMSAQSASRRQARMDTLPLNLFEHLDKLRPFVEVVSNGVPLVQALVPKTPNRSFIIPGSDVLVTVSANGLIGTHSWLPFDKNIANYFTFTKDPTVLNPKTQRFLSGPFSPGVEISAQVLVVSNDGRLLFSGGHWDCSLRVTQLGKGKLVGRICRHIDVVTCLSLDLCGIYLISGSRDTTCMVWQVLQQGGFSSGLSPRPVQVLCGHDQEVSSVAISTELDMAVSGAKDGTLIVHSIRRGQFLRTLKPPGESCLPAYVTGLQVGMEGHIVAQTALDGCSVGKEKYSLHVYSVNGRLLASATLEEQVTALYLAADYVILGTSQGNLHIRDLLSLDLAVKPLALKVPVRSVSVTKEGSHILVGLEDGKLIVVGAGKPEEVRSGQFSRRLWGSTRRISQVSSGETEYNPTEYTGK; encoded by the exons ATGGCATCGAAAGAAAGATTGTATGAGCTGTGGATGTTGTATTACACCAAG AAAGATGTGGCTTACCTGCAACAGTGGCTGGAGGCCTTTGTGGCATCCTTTGAGCGGCTCATTGATGTGCAGTCGCTGGCGCCCCGGCG ggtggaggagggctgctcTGAGGTGCCCCTGCTGCCTCGTGAGGTCCTAGTGCTGCTCAGCACCCAGCTGTGGCACAGCGCCCTGCACCTCTCTGGGTCCGAGCAGGGCAACAGCACCCCTCACCCGCTGCTGCTCATCAAGTTCTTCATCATCGTCTGCAG GAATATGGAAAATATTGACCCTGACAAGACCCCTAGCTTTGTGTTTGAGACAATAAAGCTGTTGAATTTCTGCTTGACTCAG CTGAAGAAGCAGCCAGAGGATCAGTCATCACTCCAGTCAGTGGTCCAGTATGGGCTGCTTCTGTGTGAGAGTCTCTATGACCCTTATCAGATCTGGAGGAGACGCCTGTcagg GGAGGATGTAAGTCTGATGGAGAGGAGTAGGTATAagttctcccctcttcctctgccagaAGAGCTACCAGCTCTGTTCCATG ATACCTTAGAGACCAGCGAGCAGATCCCAGAGCTCCTCACACTTCGATTGGTCAATCTCCAAGGGGCTGTCATCAGTGGGACCAAG AAGAACGGCCTGCTCTCCATCACCCCCAACTCTGTGAAAGACCTGTTCTCCGTGCTGCGGGCCTGGTGTTGCTGCGACTCCCCCAATCCCAAGGACCCCAGCCTGCTAAGACTGACCCTGCAGTGCTTGACTGCAATGATCCACACCCTCCACGGCAGCAGCCCCGCTGAGCGGCAGGTGGAGATTAAGACTGTGCTTGACGGATACTTCCAGGTCCTCAACTGGAACCGTCCCCTGGGCAGTGAGCCGGGGGGCAGGCGAACCTGGGAGGACAGCCTGATCACCCTCCAGAGCCAGATGCTTA CTGCGATGCCTGAGATCCTGCAGTGTCCTGACAGGCCTGTGCTGCAGGCCATCTTCCTCAATAATAACTGCTTTGAGCACATTCTCAGGCTCATCCAGAACAGcaag GTTTGGGAGAAAGGTTCAGACTGTATCACAGTGCATGCTCTGGGGGTCCTCACGGCCATCATGAGTAACTCCCCCTCTGCCAAG GAGGTGTTTAAGGAGAGGATCGGCTACTCCCAGCTGTTTGATGTTCTCAAGAGTCAAGGCCAGCCCACCAAAAGGCTGCTACAAGAGCTGATGAACATG ACAGTGGAAGGGGAGCACGCCCATGCACTCCACCTGGGCATCAGCAACGACCAGCCCCTGTTGCTGCTCCTGCAGTGGCTGCCCGAGCTGAGCACCCAGCGGGAGCTGCAGCTGCTGGTGGCCCAGTGGCTGGCGGCTGTGTGCGGAGGCTCCCTGTCCTGCCGCACCGTGGCGGTGGAGGCCGGCCTGGTGGGAGCACTGCTCCGGGTCCTGGAGGTGCCCCAGCGCCTGGACAGGCAGTGTGCCGACGCcctgctgggcctgctgcaGGACCTGGGCTCCCTGTGCCTCCGGCCGGGCGAGCTGAAGAGCCTGCTCCGCCTGCTGAGGGTGGACCAGGACAGCGGCACCGGGAGGGCGCCTGGGAGGGGCTCACACCCGTACTGTGCCCGCATCATCAGGGTGCTGTCAGCCATGGCGGCCAGGGAGGGTAGAGACAGCGCCCTGCAGTACTTTGACCTAACGCCCCCCATGGCGGGCATCATGGTGCCCACGGTCCAGCGTTGGCCGGGCAGCGCCTTTGCCTTCCACGCCTGGCTCTGCCTCAACGCTGACTTCCCTCCTTATCACTCGGAGTGCTCCAACCCCAGTACCCCTTTGCCCACCGCTGGCACGGGGGCCCCGCGAGGCATGGGGAAAGGCCCTCGCAGGAAACAACTCTACAG ttTCTTCACGGCCAGCGGGACGGGACTGGAGGCGTTCTTCACCGTGGAGGGGGTGCTGGTGGTGGCTGTGTGCACTAAGAAAGACTACatggctgtttgcctgcctgacAATCCTCTCACAGACTGCTGCTGG cATTCTGTGGACATCGTCCACATCCCTGGCCGTCGTCCATTTGGACAGAACATGGTCACCATCTACATAGACGGAGAACCGTGTAAGACTGCCCAGCTGCGCTTCCCCTCTTTCAATGAG cctTTCACCTCCTGCTGCATCGGCTCCGCGGGCCACCGgaccactaccaccaccaccaccacctcccccaccctgcctcccccgtCATCCCTGTCAGGGGAGTTTGCCTTTCCCGCTCACGCCGCCCCCCTCACCCGCTCCCAGTCCTTCCCGGCCACCTTTGCGGGGGGCCGCTGGGGGTCGCTACAGGAGTCCCACGTGCACACCATCCCTGCTGGGCTGCAGGACACGGAGTGGGGGACGCCGAGCTCTCTGGACGGTCTCCTGGGAACTGCCTTCATCTGCCATGAGGCCCTGCAACCGCTACAGGCCAAGGCACTCTATGCCGCAG GCCCCAACCACGTGTCTCTGTTCAAGGCGGATGGAGAGCTTTCGGACCTCAACAGCAAACTCCTCCTCTACTACACTCCACAG GCTTTCAAGAACCAGATTTGTCTGGATCTGTCTCCCAACCACCAGTATGACGGCAGGCTAACTGGACATCAGGTGGTTAACTGGGACATCAAG GATGTTTTGAATACGGTGGGGGGCATGGGAGTGCTGCTGCCCCTGCTGGACCAAGTGTGTGAGGCCGAGCAGGTGGACGGAGTTGGGCAGGAGACCTCGGACCTCCTGGGACCAGAGCTCACCTCCTCAAGAGGGCCCGCCGGCATGCTGCTGCCCCTGGGCAAGTCCTCGG AGGGCCGTCTGGAGAGAAACAGCGTTGCCGCCTTCCTGTTGATGGTGAAGAATCTGATTCGCCATCACCCCGTCAATCATGAGAGCCTGCTGAACTGCCATGGCCCTGCCATCATAGGAGCCATGTTGAGCAAG GTGCCGGGAAGCATGATGGACATGAGTGTTCTGATGGCGTGTCAGTTCCTGTTGGAGCAGGTGTCCAGCGAGGGGAACAGCCCTCTGCTCCTGCAGCTCTACCAGCACCTGCTCTTTGACTTCCGCATCTGGAGCAACAGTCATtttgctgtgtgtttgg GCCATGTCCAGTATTTGTCCACGGTAATCAAGGATGGCAAGCAGCGCATGAGGAGGAAGTATGGGGTGCAGTACATCCTGGATACCATACGGACGCACTACAG CATGGAGAAAGACGGCAGCCGCCTGTCTGATGAGAAGCAGACGGTCCAGATCTCTCTGTTCACCCTGCTGAGGGATTTCCTGCTCAGGTCTCCCAGCCCAGAGGAGCTCCACAGTGTCCTGGCCTACACACTCGCCGTGGGAGAGGAACAGCAG GTGGTGAGTGCGCTGGACGTGCTTTACTGTCTATTGCGGAGCACGCCCCCCAGGGAAACAGTCCAGACGGTGCTGGTGGAGTGGGGTGTGGAGCAGCTGTACTGCCTGCTCCTCAACCCCACCTTCGGGGACGAGGCCCGCGAGAGAGTCTTCAGG gtACTCTACAAAATCCTGAAGAGTGAAAGAGTGCCTGAACGGACAAAGCACCGCGTCAAGCTGAAGGATTTTGGCTACCTAGGCCTGGTCTGTTTCCTTGGAGACATCCCTGTAACCATGACCACCGTGCGCTGTCTGTACGAGCAGGTTCTCGCAACAG ATGCCTGCCCTAGCTTCAGAGACCTCCTGGCTGTGGTGTATCTGTCACACAGAGCTGAGCTCACTGTCCGTCTGGACGTGTGTCGCAAG CTCTTCCACCTGATCTACTCCAGCGAGGACTACGTCAGGCAGCTGGCTCGTCAGCCCGGCTGGCAGGACGTCCTCACTAAGCTCTACGTGAAGGAGTCCTTTGAGTCCCGAGCAGCCAGCGTAGAGGACTCCAGCACCCCCAGCTCCCTGGAGCCCCCCAcccgcctccccctccgccctcccctCCGCCCGCCCCTCCGCAGAGACCACAGCATAGTCATAGAGGACACCCGGCCCGACCTCTTCCTCACCTACACCTCACGggaagaagaggatgaggaggaaggaggcccGCGGGACCTCTCAGAGGGTTTCTCCAACCTCTCCCTGTCGCCCCTTAACGGCGGCGGCGGGCAGCTGAAGAGCTACGCACACTCGTTGCATTTTAAGTCCTTTGACTCAGCGGAGCAGGGGAGCCACTCGTCCTCCCTGTCCAACACGGTGGACATCCCCTCAGCCCGCCGCGAGGAGGAGGGGCTctaccaccccctctcccccttcggCACCTCCCCCTTTGAACTGGAGCTGGGGGAGGCGGGCACAGGGACGGGCACCATCACACCTGCAGGCAGTCAGGGAGACACCCCGTCCCCCCTGGAGCACAGCAAGCCCTTCCCCTCTCTGAGGCCCAGGAAGAGCTCCAGTCTGTCCAATGTGCTTGACGACGCCAGCTATGGAACAGAACCTCCCACTGGAGACACCATCTCCAACACTTCCAACCCTCAG cagaCCCCGGAGGAGGAGCTGTGTAACCTGTTGACCAACATTGTGTTCTCCGTGCTGTGGAGCGGCAGCGGGGCCGAGGGTGGCGAGGACGccgtctggagggagaggggccagGTCTTCTCTGTCCTCACCAAGCTGGGCTCCTCCTGCCAACTGGTGCGCCCACCCGACGACATCAAACGAAG cctgTTGGAGATGATGCTGGAGTCGTCCCTGTCGGACCTGCGAGACGCCCAGGGCCAGTCTCTGCCCCACTGTCCCAGCCTGGTGCGCCTTCTCAGGCTGCTCCAGGACTTCCTGTTCGCTGAGGGAACCGACAACCACGCTCTGTGGAGCGAGAAG ATCTTTGAGGGGGTGGTGAACCTGCTGGACAGGCTACAGGCATGGCACTCTGCCCCGGGCTCCCCAGGCTCTCTGGAGCTCAGGGAGATGGCCTATATCGGCCTGCGCATCATCACGGGATACATCCAGCAGCAGGACTCTCAG gtgtgtgtgatggcttGTGTGAAgctccacagcctcctccagaCAGTGCTCTGCCTGaagtgggtggaggtgtgtttcCTGCTGGGCCGCTTGGGCGCCCCCCTGTGGCCAAAGGGTGTCATGGTGGATGCCAATGGCGGGCACGCGGAGACCTTCTCCCGGCTGGTGCCCATCGTACGCACCCTCCTGGATCAGCACGCTGACCCCGTCACGCTGCAGTCCCTGCTGCCTAACCTTCCGGTGACCAATGGTAGCCCCACCTTCGCTCAGGACCTGCAGAACTACTGTCACACCGTGGAGTGGCAAGACTTCTACCAGCATCAT GTCCAACCCACTATGGAACAGTATGAGTTGGACACGTTTGGGAAGAGCCACGACCTCATGTCCAACTTTTGGAACTCCTGCTTTGACGACCTCATGAGCACAGCCATACGGCgagacaaagacaaaggagaCAGCAAAGCCAAATTCCAG GAGGCTATTGTGAACCCTCACCTGAAGCGAGTGCGCAGTGAGAACAACAGGTACCACAGCGTACAGAAGCAGAGCTCCAGCCAGCAGGGGGTGGTGTGGCGTCACTGGAAGTCCCTCCGCTGCCTGCTGACCAGCGAGAGAGGCCCCTGGGCACACAG AGATCCTCCAGTGGTTAAATGGAAGCTGTCCAGTGCAGAAACCTACTCCAAGATGAGGCTAAAACTGGTCCCCAACTACCAGTACGACACCCATACAGAGGCTAGCGCTTTCAGAGACAACATGG GAGCTGAAAGTCCCCGCAGCTCTGAACCCCTCCCCCTTGCTGTTGCGAAGGAAGCAAAAGTGAGTGACATGGAGGACGACCAATTGGGAGAAGAGGACATTGTCTTTCTGGACAACCA ggtggagggggaggatgagagtcAGAAGGAGAAGCTGGTGCTGTCAGAGGACTGCGAGCTCATCACCATTGTGGCAGTGGTTCCTGGTCGTCTGGAGGTCACCACCCACCACCTCTACTTCTACGACTAcagcagtgacaaagaggagaCTGAGGAGG GGATCGGGTTCGACTTCAAAAGGCCTCTGTCTCAGCTGAGAGAGGTGCACCTGAGACGCTACAACCTGCGCCGGTCAGCCCTGGAGCTCTTCTTCATAGACCAGTCTCACTACTTCATCAACTTCAAGAAGAAG GTGCGGAACAAGGTGTACTCTAGGATCCTGGGGCTGCGGCCCCCCAACCTCTTCTACTTTGGCTCCCGCTCCCCACAGGAGCTGCTGACGGCCTCTGGGCTCACACAG AAATGGGTGTGCAGGGAAATTTCTAACTTTGAGTACCTGATGCAACTGAACACCATCGCTGGGCGCACCTATAATGACCTCTCCCAGTACCCAGTG TTCCCCTGGGTTCTGTGTGACTACACCTCTTCGGTTCTGGATCTAGAGGACCCTGAAGTGTTCAGGGACCTGTCCAAACCCATCGGTGTGGTCAACTCCAAACACGCCCAGAATGTCAGAGAGAA GTATGAGAGTTTTGAGGACTCTACAGGCACCATCGACAAGTTCCACTACGGCACACACTACTCAAACGCTGCCGGGGTCATGCATTACATGATCCGCATGGAGCCCTTTACCACCCTGCACATCCAGCTGCAGAGCGGCAG GTTTGACGTAGCAGACCGACAATTCCACTCCGTGCCAGCGGCGTGGCAGGCTCGCATGGAGAGTCCCGCCGACGTCAAAGAGCTCATCCCCGAGTTCTTCTACTTCCCAGAGTTCCTGCAGAACATGAACG gCTTTGACTTGGGCAGCTTGCAGATGTCCCAGGAGTCAGTGGCAGATGTGTTACTACCACGCTGGGCCTCGTCCAGGGACGACTTCATCAGGAAGCATAGGAAGGCCCTG GAATGTGAGCATGTGTCCAGTCACCTCCATGAGTGGATTGACCTGATCTTTGGTTACAAGCAGAGAGGcgaggaggctgtggaggccctCAATGTGTTCTACTACTGCACCTATGAGG GCGCCGTGGACTTGGATGCCATAGCCAATGAGACAGAGCGCAAGGCCCTGGAGGGCATCATCAGCAACTTCGGCCAGACCCCCTGTCAGCTCCTCAAG GAGCCTCACCCCCCTCGTATGTCAGCCCAGAGTGCGTCCAGACGGCAGGCCCGCATGGACACTCTGCCCCTCAACCTGTTTGAGCATCTGGACAAGCTGCGCCCTTTTGTGGAG gtggtgAGTAATGGCGTGCCACTGGTCCAGGCGTTAGTCCCAAAGACCCCAAACCGCTCCTTCATCATCCCAGGATCCGATGTTCTG GTGACAGTGAGTGCCAACGGTCTGATAGGGACACACAGCTGGCTGCCGTTTGACAAGAACATTGCCAACTACTTCACCTTCACCAAGGACCCCACTGTGCTCAACCCCAA gACACAACGTTTCCTGAGCGGGCCCTTCTCCCCGGGCGTGGAGATCAGTGCCCAGGTCCTGGTGGTCTCCAACGATGGGCGCCTGCTCTTCAGCGGCGGCCACTGGGACTGCAGCCTGCGTGTCACCCAGCTGGGCAAGGGCAAGCTGGTGGGCAGGATCTGCCGGCACATCG ATGTGGTGACGTGCCTGTCTCTGGACCTCTGTGGCATCTACCTCATCTCTGGCTCCAGGGACACTACCTGTATGGTCTGGCAGGTCCTACAGCAG ggtggCTTCTCCAGTGGCCTGTCACCTCGCCCGGTGCAAGTCCTCTGTGGCCACGACCAGGAAGTCAGCTCTGTGGCTATTAGCACCGAGTTGGACATGGCTGTCTCAGGAGCAAAG GATGGGACTCTGATAGTGCACAGTATTAGGCGGGGCCAGTTCTTGCGGACATTGAAGCCCCCAGGCGAGAGCTGTTTGCCAGCCTACGTCACGGGGCTGCAGGTGGGCATGGAGGGCCACATTGTGGCTCAGACTGCTCTGGACGGCTGCTCTGTTGGGAAG gaGAAGTACTCGCTCCATGTCTACTCGGTCAACGGCCGTCTCCTGGCGTCCGCCaccctggaggagcaggtgaCGGCTCTGTACCTGGCAGCCGACTACGTCATCCTGGGCACATCCCAGGGCAACCTCCATATCCGAGACCTGCTCAG TCTGGACTTGGCAGTGAAGCCCCTGGCCCTGAAGGTGCCTGTgaggagtgtgtctgtgaccAAGGAGGGCAGCCATATCCTGGTGGGCCTGGAGGATGGCAAGCTCATCGTGGTGGGCGCGGGGAAACCAGAGGAG gtgCGCTCCGGACAGTTCTCTCGTCGACTGTGGGGCTCCACCCGACGGATCTCCCAGGTCTcttctggagagacagagtacaACCCCACAGAGTACACTGGGAAGTGA